The Gossypium hirsutum isolate 1008001.06 chromosome A03, Gossypium_hirsutum_v2.1, whole genome shotgun sequence genome contains the following window.
TGCAAGGAAATTTTTGCAAGCATGTCATTAAGGTCAATATGATGTGTGACAATGATAAAGCCTGCGAACCTTCCATGTCTTCTCGATCGTTCAGAGAGATACTGATGGATCTTTGGAAGAAACCAATGGAGGATTCGATCATATTAGATGAGTCGGCTGCCTGGAGCCACCAGATGCTTGATCAAATCAAACAACTTGTTGAACTGAACAGCTCAAATGATATTGGCATTGTGGTTAACAATATGCCATTGAAATGGATTTCTAAGAAGGGCAGGAAATTTGTTGGTATACCGGCATCTTTTCCAGCTCTTCCATCTACTTCCAAGAGCAATCTGCAGGAGAAGAATAGAAAATGGAAAAGATTATCAAGATTAAGATGATCATCAAAATTGTTTCTATGAGCCAGCATATGCTGTGGGACCTCTATTTGAAAACATTGTCCAATAATATCTTAAATCTCATTGCTTGAAGCATTTGAGAAGCAACATTGCAACCTACAAGGAGGGATTTTACTGAACAATATGTTTCAACTTGCTACACCTGCAAATAAATTTGTTCCAGAGGAGAATTCCCATATACGTCAACATTAATTTCAGGATAAATTTGAAAGACCAACATCTAGAAAAGTGAAGCCAAGCCATTGATTGTCTCGCAACTCAACAAtgaaatacatacatatatatatgatgaattacatgcatatatataaatatgaagcTAGAAGCCGATGTTACCAAGATACCAGTCAAGTTGTATAAGGAGGTGTGGCgaacaaaaaaacaaagaaatcaaaTCAATTACCATATTAACGCAAGCATGCACTTGAAACATTATACCATGTTTATTTGAACTGCAGTGAAGGTATTTCCCAAGACAGAATTAATGAAACATCATGATAGTCCACCGTTAATCCTTCTGAATGATTGGAATCAATTGGATAAGTAAAACAGAAACATTTGCTTCAAAGGAGGTTTCTTCTGCGAAATAGAGAGCTTATAGTTTGGGTATCTGGACTGTGGATTATCATTTACAGGTACTTAAGCATACCACGACCCTCAACACTAAGTTTAGATGCCTGCAGCTGCTTCTTTTTCGGGGCTTTCAACTGCTGCAACTTCTTATTCATCTGCCATGATACAAGTTTAAATTCGATCAGAAAATGTAGAGAAAAAAGAATAAGGGGCGTCAGGATTTAGGAATGCTTGTTGCAGCTCATTCGTTTTATACCACAATGAAACTTTTGGtttaacatttgatttaagaTGAACAATTTAAGAGGGTATCACCATATTAGGGGTTCTGACTGCTAAAGGAACAATTTAAGGTAACTATCCCCTTCAGTTTTGCTAACCAAGGAACCATCTCCGAATAATAAAACCAACTTAATTTAATACTAAAGAGAGAAGCTGAACCTTTAAACGACGCTGATCTTGTACAACTTGTTTTGCACGAGCTCTAATTTCATCTGGATCAATCTTAGATTGCGGACGCACAACAAAATCCATTGGTGTTGCATCTGGCCTTGAAGCATGTTGTAGCCTTGAAGAAGATTCAGACCTGGAAGCATTTTGACCTGACGATGATCTACCAGACTTGTGGTCCCTGTAATTTTATGGTCAACAATAGTCAATAGCACAGATCATCAGAACAATGATGTTAAACCAAATGTTAGGTTACATCTTACCGAGAAATATCCAAATCAAAATCACCATCTCTAGATTCCATTGATGCAGCTCTATTTGTGGGCCTACAAaagaattttagaaaaattaataagaAACCACATTACAAAAACCCATCCGACACCATATTTTGCATAAAACTGACTAAAAGGGTACCTTTTCACAGATGGCCTTCGCAAGGGAACTCTATCATCCTCAACATTTCTCATGTCTTCAAACCTAGTGCTCTTATTAAAGATTGGTCTACTCTGGATTATGTTCAAAATTATTAATAAGAAGAGACTTAGTACAGCTGGACAGAAAATAATTCCATTGCTATCCATAAAAGAAGCCATTTAAGACATCCTGAGAAATGTAAAGTtaacatacaaaatatatatattaaaataagccTATGTTTTTCACTGAAATCACAATTCCCAAGCACTAAAAAATCACCAATCAAAACCATACTCTTGAGTCAACATACTAATGCATAAAAAGGATAAAAAGTAAAGGCCACAAACCATGACAGTTTGCGGATACAGATCCAAAGACGATAAGAAGGATGTAGGTAAATCTTTAGAATATAAAGAACAGGAGCTTAAACCAGAAGATTACCCATTTATCAACCAATTCCTTAGCAAGTTTCCTGTTGGACGTAGTTTCCTCATCAGATTTTGATAAGAACATAATGACCTGCCCATAAAATTTGGGAGTGAAGAGAATCAAAACCCAAACATGCTTTGAAATAAAAAAGTTTCTTACCTTTCCAAGACCACTTTTCTTTAGCTGCTCCCTTCTATCATGCTGCTCTAAATCAATTGGAAACTGCATGGATAACAACATTTCAGTTTTCATGCAACAGAATAACAAGGCGGTGATAATTATTACACAAGCAGAAATAGAAATAATGCCAGTTTATACATCAGTTAAAATCTGCAAAACAGCTGCACGGATATTTATATTTGGTAAGCTTCCATCAGGAAGGGGTTCAAGCCAATTTTTCAACAAGGTTAAAACCCCATGATCTAAGAATTCTGGTTGAAGTTGCTTCCTGCATAAAGAGTAATTAAAAAGAATGAGAAGGATCATTTCTTGATAAATACAAGCAAAGCATATCAACGTGACAAGCAGCTTACTTTGAGAGAACCTCAGTAAGAAGTGGTAACTTCTTGAGTTTATTAATTGCTGGCTTCCCTTGTCTATTAAGCTCTGCATCTTCTTCAGCAGTTACCTCAAGCTCTGCCATGACACTCTCAACTAGCAATGCAATTTCTGCTGGACTTTTCtcattcttcttcctttttttaccCATCTTAAATAACTCCTTAATCTCAGGATCCTCATCATCTTCCTCTGCCTAAAAGATCATAGAAGTGAAccaaaaaactattttaaaaaccCTTCATAACATATTTTAAGCAACCAAtgaatttggatttgaattttgaagtACATAAACCTACAAATATCATGGCAAACTCAGTTTCCTAGAACTCTTTATCAACACGAAGACAAACATACAAGAAAGTCATACACAAAGATTGACAACCTGTGGGGCAGCACCAGGTGACCTTGCTTCATTGTCACTCCCATATCTATCTTCCGGGTTGACACCACTGTCATCTATGAAATCGTCATCATCCATAGTCCTAGTACCTTCTTGATCATTCTATTCCAGTTCAGAGACAGATAATCAAAGAAAAATTTTGGTTAGCCTTTGACCttatatcattaaattttaaagaagaaatGTGATCACATCAACAAGCTTATCTTAGTAGGCCACTTCATACATAATCAAATAGAAGCATAGAGAAGAGAAACAGAACCATCAATTAGTTATGCGGATCACATAACGAATAAAATTGTTTtgtaatttgttcaaaaaatgaaatgatgagaCCTGAAGCCAATATTTCAAAAAAGATACTTAAGCTAGTGAACATATTATGGTTGAAATGCAAAACTATTATGTCCTTTAATCTATGAACTGAAAGGTTAAATTTAAAAACTGTTTTAGCATGCTCACAAAAAGTTTTGTTTTCCAACAGCAATAAAGAGAAGGCTCAATTCTccattaaaattaatcaaataacaCAACTTAATCTTGGGGTATTTACACAGAGACTACATATCACAAAATTCTCCtctaataaaataaagttaaaaagaaagaaaagtagcAACCGAACTCGttgtttttctccttttttgCTTTACTTCATAACCAAACTTTGAGCTTAAAATCAGTACAAACCAATAAATATTTCACTGATTCCAAATTTCAGCACACAATTTAGGAATTTAACTTCAATGAGTAAACAACTACAACGTTAGTTTATCTCTTTTTATGCAACAGAACCCATTGTAAATCCAAAAAATGAGAACCCAGATTTCCAAAACCACAAATTCAATCAAACATCAATCAATAGTTCAATAAcccaaaagaaaagagagagagagagagaaatacCTCAGGATTAACCCATTCCCACATCTCATTTACTTCCTCAGACTTCCCCAACTTTTTAACAGTTCCTTTCTCAGTAGCACCACCATAATGTTTCTCCTTGAgcttcttctcctttttcttcctcttcttcgcaTCTGAATCCGATCCTCCCCTCCAAAAATTGCCCTCTTCACCTTCATCTAACAACTCGGGAGCATCCATACTCTCTTTTCCCGTAGATCCTCCTTTCTTGACCAGCCTTTTCCTCGGCTTCCCAACCTTATCGGTATCATAAGCCGGCGTCTGCGATCGCTCTCGTTGGCCCCAATTTTCCACTTCATCCTCAAAGTCATCGAGAAGATCTTGCCGCGGCTCCGGTGAACCAGGATCCGACTGAATGTCATCGTAATCCACAATCGGCTCTCCTTCCTCGTCACGataactaaaaaaacaaaataatcacCATGTACAAACCCtaagtattttatatataaaactttcaataaaaaaaagttaagcccttaattgaacatataaataaaaatgaaaaaaaaaaaagaaaagcttacGAATCCATGACGATGGC
Protein-coding sequences here:
- the LOC107938569 gene encoding protein IWS1 homolog 1 isoform X2 codes for the protein MDSYRDEEGEPIVDYDDIQSDPGSPEPRQDLLDDFEDEVENWGQRERSQTPAYDTDKVGKPRKRLVKKGGSTGKESMDAPELLDEGEEGNFWRGGSDSDAKKRKKKEKKLKEKHYGGATEKGTVKKLGKSEEVNEMWEWVNPENDQEGTRTMDDDDFIDDSGVNPEDRYGSDNEARSPGAAPQAEEDDEDPEIKELFKMGKKRKKNEKSPAEIALLVESVMAELEVTAEEDAELNRQGKPAINKLKKLPLLTEVLSKKQLQPEFLDHGVLTLLKNWLEPLPDGSLPNINIRAAVLQILTDFPIDLEQHDRREQLKKSGLGKVIMFLSKSDEETTSNRKLAKELVDKWSRPIFNKSTRFEDMRNVEDDRVPLRRPSVKRPTNRAASMESRDGDFDLDISRDHKSGRSSSGQNASRSESSSRLQHASRPDATPMDFVVRPQSKIDPDEIRARAKQVVQDQRRLKMNKKLQQLKAPKKKQLQASKLSVEGRGMLKYL
- the LOC107938569 gene encoding protein IWS1 homolog 1 isoform X1, which encodes MDSYRDEEGEPIVDYDDIQSDPGSPEPRQDLLDDFEDEVENWGQRERSQTPAYDTDKVGKPRKRLVKKGGSTGKESMDAPELLDEGEEGNFWRGGSDSDAKKRKKKEKKLKEKHYGGATEKGTVKKLGKSEEVNEMWEWVNPENDQEGTRTMDDDDFIDDSGVNPEDRYGSDNEARSPGAAPQAEEDDEDPEIKELFKMGKKRKKNEKSPAEIALLVESVMAELEVTAEEDAELNRQGKPAINKLKKLPLLTEVLSKKQLQPEFLDHGVLTLLKNWLEPLPDGSLPNINIRAAVLQILTDFPIDLEQHDRREQLKKSGLGKVRNFFISKHVWVLILFTPKFYGQVIMFLSKSDEETTSNRKLAKELVDKWSRPIFNKSTRFEDMRNVEDDRVPLRRPSVKRPTNRAASMESRDGDFDLDISRDHKSGRSSSGQNASRSESSSRLQHASRPDATPMDFVVRPQSKIDPDEIRARAKQVVQDQRRLKMNKKLQQLKAPKKKQLQASKLSVEGRGMLKYL